The Siansivirga zeaxanthinifaciens CC-SAMT-1 region TTCCCCATTTTGTAGCCATTTTAGAAATAATTGGAATGACTAAAAAAGCGGTTAAAATAGCATTAAGGGTATTAAACCAAGCCGGCCAAGTACCCGCTTGTTCCCAACTTCCTTGGTTCATATAAAATACAATAATAAAAACAGAAAAAGCAGCTACTAATTGAAAACCGTTGAACACTAAAAAAGTGGCACCACAAAGTTTCATAAAAGGTTTATTTTTAGAGACTTGTTTTATCCCTTTAAATAATTCTTTCATATTAGAAGCCAACGTTTTAAAATTAATGACTTGTCGGTTTCCCATGTGTGAAGCATCGATGCCTTTACAGAAAAAAGCAGGTAAAACGCCAAAAATAACACAAACAATACCAACAATTACAGCCATGGTTCTAACACCTTGAGCAGGGTTATCGAAGGTGTTTACATCTGGAATAATAACATATAACCAAGGCACAATTATCCACGCAATTTGACCCATAGAGTTAGCTAAACTCATAAGTCTAGTTCTTTCATTATAATCGGACGTCATTTCGTATCCTAAACCAACAAGAGGCGTTGCAAACATGGTATTTCCAACAAGGAAAAGAATTTGCAAAATCATTACATACCAAAAATTAAAGGTTTGTGATGCATTTTCATCAAGTTGCCACATTAAAATGAAAAGTATGCCACTAATAATAGCGCCACCAAATATATAAGGTCTTCTTCTACCCCATTTTGATGTAGTATTGTCTGATATGAAACCCATAATTGGGTCTGTTAAGGCGTCGAATATTCTAGGTAAGCCACCAAGAAGACCTGCCCATACAGGATCCATACCAAATGCGGTTAAAATAAATACTTGAAGGTAAACACCCAATACGCCTGGTAACAAATTAAGAACAAAATGCCCTGAACCGAAGGCTGCTTTTTGTCCGAAAGGAACTTTATCTTTTAATGCTGTTTTAATATTTGACATATCTTTTTGGTTTAATTGGTTGTTATTTGTTTTTTGGAATTACAACAGTTTGAATCGCTTTTGCGTCTATTGAAAACTCCACGGTTTTATCGTTTAATATTAGGTTAATACTTTTAGGTTTTTCTGTTTCGTTAAAAATTACAACAGCAATGGAACCATCTGTGTTTAGGGCTGATGTTAGCATAAGATCCTTATCAGAATTTTCTAAACCTATAATTTTCGCTTCTGGTCTTATATACTTACTAAAGTGTGCCATAGTGTAATAAAGCGGTGTAAAATAGACTTCATCGGCGTCTGGATCTACAATTACAGGTGCAACACACCAGTTTTTAAACCAGTTGGGACCACCTTGCCTATCTAAAACCATATTCCAATCCACCCAACCATCAACCCAATTGTTTAAACAGCCAATTATATCTCTGGCATATCTGTTAACAGGTGCGTATTTAGGATGTAAATATTTTTCTTCTTCCGAAGCCCAATCCCAACCCCAATCGGTTGCTTCTTTTTTCCAATACCAGGCATCGTCTTGCCATTTTGGAACTTCAGAATCGACGCAACCTTCGGTTTCAATTAAATATTTGTTTGGTGCTTTATTGTGTGCATATTGTAAGGCTTCAGGAAAAAAATCATAGGTACTTTCATACCAATGAATAGCGGTTCCATCGAAATATTTAGAAGATGCTTCATCTTTATACATTTCATCTACCCATTCTTTTAAACCCGCTCTATTCTGGTCGTAACCCAAAATTATTTTATCGCCTTTACCATCAGCTTCCAGTTTTGGGCCTAAATAATTTTGAACAAAATGGGTCATTTCCTGAGGAGTAAAATGCATACTTTCCCAATTATTACCGTTGCCGTGTGGTTCGTTTTCAACCGTAAAACCCCAGATATCAATACCTTCTGATTTATAAGCATCGATATATTTTGAAAAAAACAAAGCCCACGTGTTATAATATTTAGGAAGCAATTTCCCGCCAACCCAATGATTATTGTCTTTCATCCAAGGAGCTGCGGTCCATGGTGATGCAAAAATTTTAAAGCCATCTTCTGAAAACGCCATAGCATCTTTAATCATGGGAATAAGGTCGTCTTTATCTGCTTCAATCGTAAAATGTTCCAAATTCACATCGTCTTCAACAGGAGAATACGAATATTGGCTTAGTGAAAAATCACAAGAATTCATATGTGTTCTGGTTAGCGAATACCGAGCACCATCTTTGGCGAAATAAGCCTTTAAAATGGTGTCTCTATTAGCTTTGCTTAACTTGTTAAGTAAATATGCTGAAGCCTCCGTAAAAGCGCCTCCAAAGCCCGTTATGGTTTGATAGGTTTGTTCTGGTAACAACGTAATGGTAGCTGAAACCTTTAAAATTTCGAATGTTGAGATTTTACTAAGCTTATTTCCGTTGGCTGAGGTTTCAAAAACCTCAAAATCCATTTGTTTTTTTGTTTCACTACAACCCATAACAGCAATTACTAAAAGATAATACACATATGTTTTGATTGATTTCATAAAAAATATTCTTAGTGAGATACACTAAATTCTGAAGCCGTTGGTGGCACCAAAACCGTTTCCATTAATGCTTCTTTATTCCCATTAAATGTTTTTGTAATGGGTTGTCCGTCTCTGGTTAATCCTTTAAAAACACCTTCATCAACTAAATCCCAAAGGGCATATTTTGCTTCGCCTTTTAAGTTTATAAGTCCGAAATGATTTTCGGAACCCAATTCATTTTGGGCATCTTTCCATTGCTCGTCGAAGGCTTCAAAATAAAAACAAGACACTTTATTGTTGTTAGACCAAGCTCTAATCAAATCATAATATCTACCCGATTTATATTCGTCGGTTGCTCTAGAGCCATTAGCACCGTACAACGAATTACAAACCGTTGCCCAGCCTGTTTCCCCAATATGTATAGGCTTTTTAACACCCAAACGCTTTACGTAATTAGATACACTGTCGTATTGCTTTGTGGCAAATTTTAAAGCCCGTTGCATAGAGGCTTCGAGTTTTTCTTGCTTAGACATATGGGTTTCGTTTTCTGGAACTAACCAAAAGGCAGGATTATAGTGTGAGTTATGCATTGGGTAAGTATGCATGGAAATATAATCTACTGCCTTGATTAGTTTTTCTAAATCGTCGGTATGATAGGCTGGATCACCGCCGCCCCATGATGAAAAATCATCGGAACTGGTTATCCATAAATCGTTGGGTAAAACACCGGTACGCTTTAAATTTTGTAAATGATTTACCCATTTTAAAATAACATTTGGTCTTACAAAATAGCTGGTTGCCCAATGCACCATGGCTTCGTTACCAACGGCTAATATTTTAACTATGTCTGGATACGCTTTTGCTAAAGCAACAGCTCTATCAATTTCACCTGCATTCTGGTCGCTTTCTGCTTCATGGTTGGGTTCTAAACCGGTCCAGGCATTTTCACAATCTATCCAAGCGCCTAACATGACATACATTTCAAAACTGGAATCTTCCTTTTTTAATTCGCTAATAGCTTTTAAAACATTTGGTGCATGCGGTAATTGAACATTGTATGTTCGTAAAATTTTAATGCCCATGGCCGACAGGATTTTCATATCCTCTTTTAATTGAGAAATACTCGGTTGAGAATCTCTGGACTTTTTACGATACCCTCCATAAGAAATTGCTAAATAGTCTGGATTTCCTAAAATATCGGCTGCTGTTTTGTGCTTTTCCTTACCCACTGTAATCTTTTCTTTTTTTGAATTATTTCCACATCCAAACACAAAAATTATAATAGACATGGCTAATAAAATTTTTTGAATGTGTTTCATGACTTTACCCTCTTAATTGATTTACTGAAACTATAATTTTTTGAATATGGCCTGTTCTTTCGAAAATGTCTTTTGATGTATGTTCATCCAGCAACAAGCCTTCTATATGATTAGTTGTCTGGTTATTATAAAAAACCTCAACACCTTCTTTTTCTGATAATTTATAAACTATTGGAATTTGACAATAGGTAAAGCACAAGGTATTAACCTCTAATTCTATTTGTGTTTCTTCGTTGTGTAAATTGGTATATTTAAACGTTTTAGGCGTATTAATGAGTTCGCTTTTGCGTAATAATGAAGGATTAAAATATACCTTACCTTGTTTTACAAACACCCCTAATTCACCAATTCTACATAGAATGTCTTCTTTAACCTGACCCGTCATACCGGGTTGTTGTGCGCCTTTTGTTGCTGGTGTATGCGAATACGGATCGGTTGGGAACGCGCCATATAATTTTGGCGATTTATGAACCCCTATACCGGCTTGTATTTCGTAATAATGTTCTAGTAATTTACCTATAACCTCATCGCTTTCTTTAGTGTTAATAGCTAACAAACAGTTTTCCTGTACAGCCAACAAAAGCTTTGAAACCATGTGCCAATAAATAGAGCCTAAACCTTCGTAACCAAAAAAAGTGCCCGAACGCCCTGTAAAAGCTTTGTGGTTAAATATATCTTCAAAAATGTTTAAGGTTAATTTCGTGTCTTTTTCGGCTAATGTTTTATAGGTTTCTGGAAGCTTATTTAACGCCTCTTTTAAGCTATTAGCATTATTAAAATTGCCATTAAAATGAAAATTGCCTAAAACATCTTTCTCGATAATTTGTGTATTACCATCGGCAACTAATTTTTGTAGTAACTCCGATTTAGCAACCTGTTCTTTTGGAATATTATTCTTTTTATCGAAACGTGCTAATTCTTTATCTGGGTATAAAATATAGCTGTATTGATCGTCTCTAAACAAGGCGCTTTGTTTCAATCCATCTAATAATTTTAAAGCTTCTTTTGGAACTAAAAACCCGGAACTTAAAACAGCAACCTGCCCTTCGAGCATTTCAGGTAGATACGAAATTGAGACTTCTTTATCATTTTCAACAGTCATTAAATTATAAGCATGGTATAAATTATCTTCGCGCTTATTGGCTTTAATTGTTTGTTGTAAATAACTTTTTGTAATGGTTAAAAACTCCTGTAAAGCGGCTTTTTGTAATGGTTCTTTGTCTCCTTTAAAACCGTTTTGGTAAACAGATAATCTGTAATCGCTGGCTGCTTGCCCCAAACCATCTAAAACCGTTTTCCGGTCGCTATTAGATATTTTAGAGGATAGTATGTTTTTATTAACCTCAAGCGTTTGAAGTGTTTTTGTAAAAAAGATATGTAATTCTGAAGATATTTTAACCGAATCGATATTTGATTTTGAAACAACGCTTTTGAAAAAGGATAGAAAACGCTCCAAATAACATAAAGTTACCATAGAAACTCCATTACCAACAAGGGCATTATTGGCATCGTTCCATTCGGGTCTTTGTGTGTTTAACCAAATACCAGCCTCAGGAATAAAATTGGAAACTTTAGCAAGTACGGTTGCTAACAGTTTTTCTATTAAATTAACCTTGTAAATGCTGTTGTTTTGATCTAGTAGCAGAGAACCATCGGCCCCAAGTACTTGTTTTCTTTCGTTTATTTTATGGTCTAAGGCATAGTCAAAATCAATGGTGTCTTTTGGGTTTACTAAAATCTCTTTATAACTTTTAATTTTATAAGGCACGTTAGCATATACAAAAATGGCTTTGTTAAATAAGTTTTCGAGAGCGCCCGGATAATGACCTTCAATAAACTCTAAGAATTTAAGCAGGTAAATAATTTGATGATCTCCCCAATACCCAATGTAAGACCACGGGTCGTTTTCTTCAATAATTTCCCAATCGAAACCATCTTTAGTAACCCTATAGGGATTGTAACCATCAAAGGTTGTGGCGTTTAAAAACTTATGAATCATGCTCTCAATAAATTCGGGATAGGCATGTGCTAAGGCTTCCCAATTTTGAAAAATATCGCGCCAGTTGCCCTCGTAATCGAGTATTTTAGAACCGTCTATTTCACTTTTTGTGTTTATTGAAAACTTGTTCCAAGGCCTGCTCGGGTCGCCATGTCTTCTACTAAATTTTAGTGGTAAATATTCTAAGCTTAAGCGTTTAAAATCTGAATCGTTATCGCTGTTTGAAATGGCCTTTATGTCTTTATGAGTAAATACATCGGGTAGCTTGTTTAATAATCCTGATTTACTTTTGAAAACTTGTTTGTTTGCCTTTTCGATGTATTTAAGAAAGTCTTGTTTTTCGATGTTATAATTGTCATCAAAGATACCACCACGCATAATATTGAATAGTGTATTTGCAAAATGACGGGTATTGAATAAGTCATCGGCCGTAAGTTGTAATCCATCTGAAGCAGACGTAAGTGCTATCAAGTTTTTAGTACCTTGGTCTATATCCTTTTGAACTTCAACCTCTAAATTACTGTCATTTTTAATTCGATAAGCAATAGCTTCGGTTTGAGTAACAGATTGATTTACATTACAAACAAAAGTCCAAGCTTTAGCTTCCTGAGCATTTAAGCTTATGGTTTCACTAACAAAATAAGCGCCTTTTTCGGCTTTTATATCTTGTTCCTGATGAATTTCTAAACCCTTTCTAAAATTATTTAATTGCAACGAAGACAGTAAATATTTAGGATTGTTTAATCCTAAAGACCAAACAATACTGGCTTTTAAGGCCTCACTAGGCTCTGCTTTATCAACAATAATGGCACTTAAAGCGTAAATTCCCAAACCAGAATCTGGTTGTAATTCGCTTTTTTTGTAAGCATCAACCAAGTTGCTAACGCGGTTTTGCAAATCGGAGCCAACACCATAGGGCACAATATTTTGTAAACCATCAAGAAGGGTTACTTTTAGTTTAGAATCTGTATTGTTTATAAGTTTCGACTTTTTTACAAACCCAAACTCGTTACTAGAATTCCACTGGTATCTAAACGTTAAACCCAAATCTTCGTTAACTTCTTCAAAAACTATTTTATTTCCGTAGTTGTTTTTATAAAGATTTTGATGGGTTTTATACTTACCTAATTGGCGAATAGAAAAAGGTTCCCAAACCTGAATTTTTCCATTTAAATGTACTTGAAAAATAGATTTACTTCCTGTTATATCTGCCGATTCTGTTATTTTATCGTCTGTATAATAAGGAAAAAGTGCCGATTCAGAATTTTTTCTACCAGCTGTTAATCCGCCATTACTGGATATAAACATCCAGTGATTGGAATCGCTAACAATGCTCATAAAAAACGGACGCATGGCATCGCTGTTAGATATTTTATAGTATGTTTCGTTTTCAAACGTTACTATTTCTCCATGTACATTATCTGTTAATCCGGTATTGACTTTAATTGTATTATTCATTTACGTTTAAACTTTACGCATTTATATTTAAAAACCTTATCATTAGCTTTTTTAAGGAAAAGGCTTTTGTATTTATATTAAATCTCTTTATTTTAATTAGTCAAAAAGGTTAATCGTTAATACCGACTAACCTTTTTGAAATTAGTCACTTTTAGTCATGCAAACGCATGTATTATATAGCCTTTTAATTAACTGTTACAGAGACGTTATCTATGTTAGCAGTAACAGTGCAACCAGCCGCACCACCACAAACCGTTTCAATTAAGAAACTTATACCTCCAGAAACATCTGTTCCAGCCGGTATTGTAAACGATCCAGAAAATCTTGACCAAGCATCGGTTAATGCTGGTGTTGGATTAAATACATGTGTAAAAGAAGCGCCATTTGCACCTTCACCAAATAGAAGCACGTTAAATACGCCGCCTTCTCCACCCATGGATCCAATATGATCGAACGCAATGGTAATTTTATCGCCAGCAGCTACGGCACCTACACCAATAGCTTCTTGCTTAAATGCAGGATTACTAGCACCGTTAGTTTCTAGTCTTCCAGACCAAGAACCCCCATTATTTCTGGTATTATCTAGTACAGCTAAACCTCCATTTTGGAAGCGAATCCATCCAGAGTCTGTTCCTGTTTCAAAATCTGAGTTAGAGGCTAATCCTGTTACGGTACCACCAGTTCCTCCGCCACCAGTTCCTCCGCCACCGGCACTAGCACCATCGCCATAAAGCATTAAATCATCAAAATAATATGTATCAGTATTTTTAGCATTTAAGTCAAAGAAAATAACAATTTTATTAAACTTATTGCTATCTGAAGCTGCAAAAGGAAAGGTTAATTCTTCCCAACCACTTGTAATAGAGGTTGTTAAAAATTTCTCGACATTATTTCCGGCATTTCCTATTTCTTCTAATTTAAGTCTAACTTCTGTATTTGCTCTTGCAGACCAAACTTTAATTTTTAATCCTGTATGACTATTAAAATCTAATTTTGCATCTAAATCATATTGATTGTTATCCCAATTAAACTGACCGCTTTTTACAACTTTACCAACTTTACACGACTTATTTACATTGTTATCGGTGTCGGGGTTATCTACCCATGAGAAACCAGCGCCATCTGAAATAAAATTGGCACTTGGATTTGTTAAAAACGTCATGTTTAAATTGGCCGCATTGTATGATTCTGTAGTTTCTGCAATACATGCATTAGGATCGGAAACTACAACCGTTCTAATAACTTCTGTTGCTGCATTACCTGAGGCATCAGTTACATTATAAGTAATGGTATAAGTGCCTGCTGTGTTTACATTTACAGTATCTCCTCCAACAACTATATTAGCAGTAATATCTCCATCAACATCATCTGAAGCCGTTGCTCCTGGGTCTGTAAATGTACCTCCTAGTAAAACATTTATAGTAGCATTACCTGTTAATGTGATTACTGGTGCTACAATATCTGCAGCGACTATAACGGTTCTTGTTCTTTGTGTCGCTGCATTTCCGGCTGCATCACTAACGTTATAGGTAATAATGTAGGTTCCGGCTGTGTTTGTATCTACAGTATCGCCACCAACAACAATATTAGCAGTAAGATCGCCATCAACATCATCTGTAGCTGTTACTCCTGGTTCTGTAAATGCCTGCCCAAGCATAATATTCATTGTTGTATCGCCAAGTAAGGTGATTATTGGTGCTCCTGCATCTGAAATTACTATTATATCCTCAAAAGTATCTGATGCCCCTGCCACATTAGTTGCTGTTAACACAACTTTGTATTCGCCCGCTGAATAGTATTTTACAGGATTAATAAGCGTAGAAGTAGTTCCATCTCCTAAATCCCAACTATAATTGGTTGCATTCTCAGAGATATTTATAAATGTTACTACACTATTATCAGTATTTATTGTATGAGTAAAACCAGCAACAACTTTTGGTAAATTTACCTCGTCGTCTTCGCAACCTAAAAAGGTTATGGCTAAGATTAAAATTGATAGCTGTTTAAATGTTCTAATTAATGTTTTCATTGTCTTATTATTAGTTTAGTTGTTGCTTCTTTTATATACTCTAACGTAATCTACAAGCATATTTTGTGGAAAAACCGTTTCTGCATTTGGAGATCCTGGTAAAGCGCCGCCAACGGCAAGATTTAAAATGATATAGAAAGGACCATTATTAAATACCCATTCTCCTGGGACATCCTTTGGTGTTATTTGATTGTAAAGTTTATCGTCTACATAGAAGTTAATATAATCTGGTCCCCATTCTATTCCGAAAATATGAAAACCTGTATCAAACCTATCGTTTTCTAAATTGTAGGATTTACTTATGGATTGACCACCGGAATAACCCGGTCCATGAACCGTTCCGAAAACCCTAGTAGGTTCATTACCAACATATTCCATAATATCTATCTCTCCTATTTCTGGCCAAATCTGTGTTCCGTTAGCGTCGTCTCCAAGCAACCAAAATGCAGGCCAAATTCCTTGTCCGTAAGGCAAACGTATACGTGCTTCAAAACGACCGTAAGTTTGCTCAAATTTACCTTTTGTTAATAGTCTTGCCGAGGTATAAGCAGAACCATTAAATTGCTCCTCTTTTGCTGTAATTATTAACACGCCATTTTGCACTGATACATTATCTGCGCGATCTGTATAATACTGAAGCTCATTATTACCCCAGCCATTTTCTCCTGTACCAATGTTATATCCCCAAATATCTGGATTAGGTGCGCCTTCAACATCAAACTCATCGGCCATTACTAATTCTGTGAACTTAGCAACGGTTTGTGTTTCATTTGTTTCACAACTCATAAAGGCAGTAAATAAAATTAATATTACAAGATTAAAAACACTAGATTTTATGTTTCTTGATTTATATAGTAAATTATGCTGCACAAAGATTTTTGTTTCCATTCTTGTTATATTTTTTAAATTCATAGTATTAAATATTACGCTCTATTGGTAGTTTTACTCACTATAGAAATACATATTATCTAAATAAATAGTTTTAACATTAGAAGATTTAATGTTTTCAATAATGATTAAATTAACTCCTGTCTTATCTAATGAAGTTTCTAAAGTTGGTCTAATAGGAATTTTTATAGTTGCCCATACTCCAGCTTTAAAATCGGTATCGTTAAAAACAACTGGAGCTCTTGGGTCTAGTTGATAACTTTGACCAATGCGATTTTGTTGAAAAGTAGTAGCATTAGAATTTTCATTCTTAAATGTGAGTAGCAGGTCAATATCGGTGGGTAATTCTAACATCATGATATCCACACTAAAATGTGTCATCTGTGAAATATCTAGTGGAGTTGTTAGCTGAGTACCAACAAAATTAAATTCGGTATAATTTAATACATTCTGTCCATCTATATTGGTTTGTTCGCCTTTGGTGGTTTGGTATGGAGCCCAATAACCATTATAGTAATTTACGGGTACGTTTGTATATTTATCGCTAAATATTGAAATTACGTTACTTTCGTCTAGAGTAGGAGCTGGGGCAACAGGAAACGTTCCTGGAACATTAACCGTTAAAGATCCGGTTGCTTCAACACCACCCAAAGTGGCTGTTATTTTAGAAGTACCAGTACCTGCAAAGGCTATTATTCCTAATTCGCTAACACTAGCCACTCTAATATCAGATGATTTAAAAGAAAAATAGGCGGGAGCAACGGTAATTTTCTGATTTAATCCAGATTCTAAATTAAACGTTTGTGTTAATCCGTAATTAGCCATACTAACTAAATTTCCCGTGAACTGGGTTTCTACTTTATCTTCGCCATTTGAAATAGATGGCATTGGCTGTGCAATGGTTCCTAATTTTTCAAACTTTAAATCGTCAATCCAAAACGTATAACCAAAACCCCCTGTGTTTTGTGTTCCAGCAGAATACCAAAACATTCCTCTTTCTTCAATTAGTTTTGAAGGGTCTGGTAATGGAATAACATATTTAACCCAATTTGTAGATAAATTTATATTTGTTCTTGTTACTTGGTATTTATTCTGACCAAAGTCTTGACCAAATCCCATTTCGCCTATAGAAACTCCTTGTGAGGCCTTTGCCCAAAACGTTAAAGCATCATATCTTGTTAAATTTCTTCCAGCACCATCTACCCTAAATATGGCGCCTGCGTAATTCCCTTCTGGGTCATCTGCGTTAGGTATATCGAAACGCATAGATGCGTTACTGTTATAGCCTTCTGTTTCATCTACTGTCCAAGCTGTTGCTTTTGAACCAGCAAATGGAAAATAGAAATCTGAACCTAATCCTACTGGTGAATCTGTAAACACCTCAGGATTTGTTGAAAACGTCGCAAATACTGCTTCATCTGATAGTTCTCTTTCACAACTTACTAAAATTGTAAAAATGAAACCTAACAGGAAAATCATTTTTGTATATGTAAATTTTGTATTTTTCATTTTAGTCTTTTTTTATTTACCAATATTTATGTGTACATAGGTTCTAATCTCCCATTCACTTCCATTACCGAATCCTACGGGACTTAATGTAGGTAATGCAGGATATGTATTTGCTGGAATAGCGCTAGGTGAATACCTAGGTGAATTTGCATCTAAAGATCTCCATGTGCCACGAATACCAATTTTAGTATCTGGAAGAATATACCAGTCTGGTTTCCCTATTGATGTAGAAATATCAATCATATTTTGAACTGGGAAGGTTAAGTTAAAATCGCGGTGGTAATCGAAAGGTCCCCAATCATTAACTTTGAAACCGTATTCAATTTTCCATTTTTTGTAGATCATTCTAAGATCTCCTCCAAAACGTTCTATCGTTCTATCACTATCGCCATTAGCCTGAGCGTTACCTCCGTAAAAATTTCCAATAATTCCTAAATCTCTATGTACTTTAGATACAACACGAGAACTTACCTCCCATAAGTTTTGTGCAGGTGCCGATTGTGCAAAAGCAAAAAAGCTACGATTTGCTAAAAATCCTATCGCTGCATCTTGAGCTGTTGGATGGTGACGATATACAAAACCTAAGTTTAACGCTATTTTAGCATCTTCTGAACGGTCGCTGTCCCAATCGTAAAACCAAGATCCTGGAGTTGGATCGAAGGTTAAAAGTAATTCTCCAGCCGTAGTCTCTCTGTTACCTCTTACAGCAAACGGATCGTCGATAAAGTTTCTTAATCTTCCTGGTGCATTTACATCATTGGGCATTGGAGCCACTAACGGTTTCTGCCAAAGAAAGTTTGGTGCTATTTGCAAATTACCTATGGTATACGTAAAACCAGAAAGTATATTTGTTTGATTGCCGCTTCCAGAATCTTTCAATTTCCAACCCGTAAATGTTCTTGTCGCATCAGCACCACCATTGGCAACTAAGCCCATATAAGCGGCTTGCCCATACCAATTAAATC contains the following coding sequences:
- a CDS encoding MFS transporter; amino-acid sequence: MSNIKTALKDKVPFGQKAAFGSGHFVLNLLPGVLGVYLQVFILTAFGMDPVWAGLLGGLPRIFDALTDPIMGFISDNTTSKWGRRRPYIFGGAIISGILFILMWQLDENASQTFNFWYVMILQILFLVGNTMFATPLVGLGYEMTSDYNERTRLMSLANSMGQIAWIIVPWLYVIIPDVNTFDNPAQGVRTMAVIVGIVCVIFGVLPAFFCKGIDASHMGNRQVINFKTLASNMKELFKGIKQVSKNKPFMKLCGATFLVFNGFQLVAAFSVFIIVFYMNQGSWEQAGTWPAWFNTLNAILTAFLVIPIISKMATKWGKRNAFLISTFLSIIGYILKWWGFDIKLNNRFNQTSFGQSLNSGVAAIFDFLNPYLESAGMSWFSIDASNGIPWLIFLPIPLFAFGMGGLFTLMMSMTADVCDLDELENGMPRKEGTFGAIYWWMVKLGQALAIILSGVILKIVGFDQNVAIQGIETMTKLRIADIVVPALTAALSMFVMWNYSLNEDRAREIKEELVERRGEL
- a CDS encoding glycoside hydrolase family 30 protein; the encoded protein is MKSIKTYVYYLLVIAVMGCSETKKQMDFEVFETSANGNKLSKISTFEILKVSATITLLPEQTYQTITGFGGAFTEASAYLLNKLSKANRDTILKAYFAKDGARYSLTRTHMNSCDFSLSQYSYSPVEDDVNLEHFTIEADKDDLIPMIKDAMAFSEDGFKIFASPWTAAPWMKDNNHWVGGKLLPKYYNTWALFFSKYIDAYKSEGIDIWGFTVENEPHGNGNNWESMHFTPQEMTHFVQNYLGPKLEADGKGDKIILGYDQNRAGLKEWVDEMYKDEASSKYFDGTAIHWYESTYDFFPEALQYAHNKAPNKYLIETEGCVDSEVPKWQDDAWYWKKEATDWGWDWASEEEKYLHPKYAPVNRYARDIIGCLNNWVDGWVDWNMVLDRQGGPNWFKNWCVAPVIVDPDADEVYFTPLYYTMAHFSKYIRPEAKIIGLENSDKDLMLTSALNTDGSIAVVIFNETEKPKSINLILNDKTVEFSIDAKAIQTVVIPKNK
- a CDS encoding glycoside hydrolase family 17 protein; the protein is MKHIQKILLAMSIIIFVFGCGNNSKKEKITVGKEKHKTAADILGNPDYLAISYGGYRKKSRDSQPSISQLKEDMKILSAMGIKILRTYNVQLPHAPNVLKAISELKKEDSSFEMYVMLGAWIDCENAWTGLEPNHEAESDQNAGEIDRAVALAKAYPDIVKILAVGNEAMVHWATSYFVRPNVILKWVNHLQNLKRTGVLPNDLWITSSDDFSSWGGGDPAYHTDDLEKLIKAVDYISMHTYPMHNSHYNPAFWLVPENETHMSKQEKLEASMQRALKFATKQYDSVSNYVKRLGVKKPIHIGETGWATVCNSLYGANGSRATDEYKSGRYYDLIRAWSNNNKVSCFYFEAFDEQWKDAQNELGSENHFGLINLKGEAKYALWDLVDEGVFKGLTRDGQPITKTFNGNKEALMETVLVPPTASEFSVSH
- a CDS encoding immunoglobulin-like domain-containing protein gives rise to the protein MKTLIRTFKQLSILILAITFLGCEDDEVNLPKVVAGFTHTINTDNSVVTFINISENATNYSWDLGDGTTSTLINPVKYYSAGEYKVVLTATNVAGASDTFEDIIVISDAGAPIITLLGDTTMNIMLGQAFTEPGVTATDDVDGDLTANIVVGGDTVDTNTAGTYIITYNVSDAAGNAATQRTRTVIVAADIVAPVITLTGNATINVLLGGTFTDPGATASDDVDGDITANIVVGGDTVNVNTAGTYTITYNVTDASGNAATEVIRTVVVSDPNACIAETTESYNAANLNMTFLTNPSANFISDGAGFSWVDNPDTDNNVNKSCKVGKVVKSGQFNWDNNQYDLDAKLDFNSHTGLKIKVWSARANTEVRLKLEEIGNAGNNVEKFLTTSITSGWEELTFPFAASDSNKFNKIVIFFDLNAKNTDTYYFDDLMLYGDGASAGGGGTGGGGTGGTVTGLASNSDFETGTDSGWIRFQNGGLAVLDNTRNNGGSWSGRLETNGASNPAFKQEAIGVGAVAAGDKITIAFDHIGSMGGEGGVFNVLLFGEGANGASFTHVFNPTPALTDAWSRFSGSFTIPAGTDVSGGISFLIETVCGGAAGCTVTANIDNVSVTVN
- a CDS encoding glycoside hydrolase family 16 protein, whose amino-acid sequence is METKIFVQHNLLYKSRNIKSSVFNLVILILFTAFMSCETNETQTVAKFTELVMADEFDVEGAPNPDIWGYNIGTGENGWGNNELQYYTDRADNVSVQNGVLIITAKEEQFNGSAYTSARLLTKGKFEQTYGRFEARIRLPYGQGIWPAFWLLGDDANGTQIWPEIGEIDIMEYVGNEPTRVFGTVHGPGYSGGQSISKSYNLENDRFDTGFHIFGIEWGPDYINFYVDDKLYNQITPKDVPGEWVFNNGPFYIILNLAVGGALPGSPNAETVFPQNMLVDYVRVYKRSNN